The following are encoded in a window of Platichthys flesus chromosome 11, fPlaFle2.1, whole genome shotgun sequence genomic DNA:
- the im:7147486 gene encoding zinc finger protein Xfin translates to MMLGLQGNTSSSKVYRCVACSATFTGLASLLVHQASHANTLSKVSGAPQQPVISPHETLFPSMDSSSERTGPTPLLPDSPLPSFYICDCGEEFLDFSLMLEHKRSHVSQIQLLDNNIGNHGFPNQQVSFSSTVTQPGLGLDCPSTSRSQPVELPKLQDDETDVSLGDDIATPKPSQGQCRPPQDNCEKQLDNMSATKEEIPETQDVHIQDNTNSVLNSEKGESLPKNNGLMKLLASAYIGRFPSSQSPNNNDHTVTLKQEVVPVDITPGTKTELPSINDPSIGQLRRLLAKPGMKTKAPPISRILESSKKRVVSLTKTFSPVVVLETRQKLMDPGSNGIYGIYQCGRCRRVFQNLDRLTEHHLLHKKERIKCCRRCKQLIIGRPPLPDNHVCPQLGNKTIQSSSSFKSKFPFAQKIVPFHRLNNTKKVFYCPLCKHSYARRWNLKMHKCQGSAQSQQFNPPTQKMLVLRSNITPKTNTEVKAGPEVVKSIAVGTEVTRRIKVELSSNSDNTAVTQLAWTPPAKRFSPFSPKHPVIEQHKETSLCGTSLQQEEEQIWDTVDSDDGNKGQWTVPLDDEMEMLNTAVKAVDDRKVSTSVSVKQGETTPASLRVFIREGFKRYPCNRCQKTYSRASTLRRHLRLCGFRPRGLGAVAQGGSHGAIPLNTNSTKPMFSCSVCGKNFNRKDNMMVHTRKCQLQRTVPDVDRGTVQQPKQSLPGSPADCQTQDADGGNWGFMSLPSVLPRRVTCECGVGFTSPRLLLEHLQKHAQESYTCPTCGETVNSWADYEVHLQIHMHPHHQLLKGLQPQRSQPLLLRFQQQPPPKPPQKQPRPEQLPNNSKKQRIGCTRCGNTFATRCSLRRHVSWNRCKGARVPNLPTNPPKVQRCSHCNSDFPNTISLIFHQRSGACKPAIKPVRCPVCLRWFSTVDGLQKHLLTHKQSEAYSCDICQGTYPNLKSLKNHRRRVHRIMAGDTKSPTREKLTS, encoded by the coding sequence ATGATGCTTGGCTTACAGGGAAATACTTCGTCCTCCAAAGTGTATCGTTGTGTGGCGTGTTCAGCCACTTTCACTGGACTAGCCTCCTTGTTGGTGCATCAGGCATCCCATGCAAATACACTCTCCAAGGTCTCTGGCGCACCTCAGCAGCCTGTCATCAGCCCACATGAAACACTGTTCCCGAGTATGGACTCGTCAAGTGAGAGGACTGGTCCAACACCACTCTTGCCTGATAGCCCTTTACCATCTTTTTATATTTGCGATTGTGGAGAGGAGTTTCTGGACTTCAGTTTAATGCTGGAACACAAGCGTTCACATGTCTCTCAAATTCAGCTTCTGGATAACAATATCGGCAATCATGGTTTTCCAAACCAACAAGTGTCATTCAGTTCTACTGTAACCCAGCCAGGTTTAGGCCTTGATTGCCCCTCTACCTCGAGGTCCCAACCCGTCGAACTGCCCAAATTACAAGACGATGAAACAGATGTTAGCTTGGGGGATGACATTGCCACCCCAAAGCCTTCTCAAGGCCAGTGTAGACCCCCCCAAGATAACTGTGAGAAACAACTTGACAACATGTCAGCCACAAAGGAGGAAATACCAGAGACTCAAGATGTGCATATccaagacaacacaaactctgTTCTTAACAGTGAAAAGGGTGAGAGTTTGCCCAAAAATAACGGCCTAATGAAATTGTTAGCATCAGCCTACATAGGCCGCTTCCCGTCTAGTCAGTCTCCAAATAACAATGATCACACAGTTACCCTCAAACAAGAAGTTGTCCCTGTTGATATAACACCAGGAACAAAAACTGAACTGCCCTCAATCAATGATCCCTCTATTGGACAGTTGAGGCGACTGCTTGCAAAACCTGGTATGAAGACCAAAGCTCCACCCATTAGCCGAATTCTTGAGTCCAGTAAGAAGAGGGTTGTCTCTCTGACTAAGACTTTCTCACCTGTCGTGGTTCTAGAAACACGGCAAAAGCTGATGGATCCTGGGAGTAATGGCATATATGGGATATATCAATGTGGCCGCTGTCGTCGGGTCTTTCAAAACTTGGACAGACTGACAGAGCATCATTTGTTGCACAAAAAAGAGAGGATTAAGTGTTGTCGTCGTTGCAAACAGCTGATCATTGGGCGACCACCTTTACCTGACAATCATGTATGCCCTCAGTTGGGAAACAAGACCATACAGTCCTCAAGttcttttaaaagcaagttTCCATTTGCTCAAAAAATAGTGCCATTCCATAggctcaacaacacaaaaaaggtTTTCTATTGTCCTTTGTGCAAGCACAGCTATGCTAGGAGGTGGAACCTCAAAATGCACAAGTGTCAGGGGTCAGCTCAGTCTCAGCAATTCAATCCCCCCACTCAGAAAATGCTAGTACTGCGATCAAACATTACACCCAAAACAAATACAGAGGTTAAAGCTGGGCCTGAAGTTGTCAAGAGTATTGCTGTTGGCACAGAAGTTACCCGTCGTATCAAGGTAGAATTGTCTTCTAATTCAGACAACACTGCAGTCACTCAGTTGGCCTGGACTCCTCCAGCAAAACGCTTTTCACCATTTTCTCCCAAACATCCAGTGATTGAACAGCACAAAGAAACCTCTCTGTGTGGGACTTCACTCcagcaagaagaagaacaaatcTGGGATACAGTTGACAGTGATGACGGTAATAAAGGGCAGTGGACAGTGCCCTTGGATGATGAAATGGAGATGCTCAATACAGCAGTGAAAGCTGTTGATGACAGGAAGGTGAGCACATCTGTGTCAGTCAAACAGGGAGAGACCACACCTGCCAGCCTGCGCGTTTTTATCCGAGAGGGCTTTAAACGTTACCCATGCAACAGATGCCAGAAGACCTACAGCCGGGCATCTACCTTGAGGCGCCATCTACGGCTATGTGGGTTCAGGCCACGTGGACTCGGGGCTGTAGCCCAGGGTGGCAGTCACGGTGCCATTCCTCTAAATACAAACAGTACAAAACCGATGTTTTCTTGCTCTGTCTGTGGGAAGAACTTTAACCGCAAGGACAACATGATGGTTCACACCAGGAAATGCCAGTTACAACGAACAGTGCCTGATGTGGACAGAGGAACTGTGCAGCAGCCGAAGCAGAGTTTGCCTGGCAGTCCCGCAGATTGTCAAACACAGGATGCTGATGGTGGAAACTGGGGCTTCATGTCACTGCCCTCTGTACTTCCAAGGAGGGTGACATGTGAGTGTGGGGTCGGATTTACATCTCCAAGGCTTCTCCTGGAGCATCTGCAGAAACATGCCCAAGAATCCTACACATGTCCAACTTGTGGAGAGACTGTTAATTCCTGGGCAGACTATGAAGTTCATTTGCAGATTCATATGCATCCTCATCACCAGTTGCTAAAGGGACTGCAACCGCAAAGATCACAGCCTCTGCTACTTCGatttcagcagcagcctcctcccaAGCCTCCACAGAAGCAGCCGCGCCCAGAGCAGCTTCCAAACAACTCCAAAAAGCAGCGGATCGGATGCACACGGTGCGGCAACACTTTTGCCACTCGCTGTTCCCTTCGAAGGCATGTGTCATGGAACCGATGCAAAGGCGCACGTGTGCCAAATCTACCCACAAATCCGCCAAAAGTCCAGCGCTGTTCCCACTGCAACTCTGACTTCCCGAACACCATCAGTCTTATATTTCACCAGAGGAGCGGGGCTTGCAAGCCTGCCATTAAGCCTGTCCGTTGCCCTGTCTGTCTCCGCTGGTTCAGCACAGTGGACGGTTTGCAGAAACACCTGCTCACTCACAAACAGTCTGAGGCCTATAGCTGCGACATCTGTCAGGGTACATACCCAAACCTTAAATCACTCAAAAACCATCGTCGGAGGGTACATCGTATCATGGCTGGAGATACTAAGAGCCCAACACGAGAAAAGTTGACATCTtaa